A genomic segment from Propioniciclava sp. MC1595 encodes:
- the mshD gene encoding mycothiol synthase, protein MEPLSSLTPAQHARVLDLCAAAEAADTVAPLNEEARLQLGRPDALHWVARDGDTVVGYAQWQPANATGQLVVHPDHRRSGHGTSLFAALLADVPEPAVWAFGDLHGAQRFAASAGMVPGRGLHIMERELTDAVPREVPEGVRLRPFTDADADAFLAVNAAAFADHPEQGHFSAADLANRQAEAWWDPAGLILAEDAEGVVGFHWTKRHDDVTGEVYVLGVHPRAGGRGLGGVLLDAGLAHLAAGGNSRVILYVDAGNAPAVALYERSGFRVVHTDTLYRPAAG, encoded by the coding sequence GTGGAGCCCCTCAGCAGCCTGACCCCGGCCCAGCACGCGCGCGTGCTGGACCTGTGCGCCGCGGCCGAGGCCGCCGACACGGTGGCGCCCCTCAACGAGGAGGCCCGCCTCCAGCTCGGGCGTCCCGACGCCCTGCACTGGGTGGCCCGCGACGGCGACACGGTCGTCGGCTACGCCCAGTGGCAGCCGGCCAACGCAACCGGCCAGTTGGTCGTGCACCCCGACCACCGGCGCTCCGGCCACGGCACCTCGCTCTTCGCCGCGCTCCTCGCCGACGTGCCCGAGCCCGCCGTGTGGGCGTTCGGCGACCTGCACGGCGCCCAGCGCTTCGCCGCCTCGGCGGGCATGGTCCCCGGGCGCGGGCTCCACATCATGGAACGCGAGCTCACGGACGCCGTGCCGCGGGAGGTGCCCGAGGGTGTCCGCCTGCGGCCCTTCACCGACGCGGACGCCGACGCCTTCCTCGCGGTCAACGCCGCGGCCTTCGCCGACCACCCCGAACAGGGCCACTTCTCGGCCGCGGACCTCGCCAACCGGCAGGCCGAGGCGTGGTGGGACCCGGCGGGCCTGATCCTGGCCGAGGACGCCGAGGGCGTGGTCGGCTTCCACTGGACCAAGCGGCACGACGACGTCACCGGGGAGGTCTACGTCCTCGGCGTCCACCCCCGCGCCGGCGGCCGCGGTCTGGGCGGCGTCCTGCTCGACGCGGGCCTGGCCCACCTGGCCGCGGGCGGCAACTCCCGGGTGATCCTCTACGTCGACGCGGGCAACGCCCCCGCCGTGGCACTGTACGAGCGCAGCGGTTTCCGTGTGGTCCACACCGACACCCTGTACCGCCCGGCGGCTGGTTGA
- a CDS encoding DEAD/DEAH box helicase, giving the protein MIPDWVTGISDTDLERRFGAATLARGQDYADEGRVKAIRTAGDLVMATVQGTDSQPYQCSVVAKAGPASLVATCTCPVRRDCKHSAALLLTARRNAGRRGPALWQQALAPLVPRPAAGQGSVPLALQLNRGRREYTLRPLRPGARDAWVKAGADWDDVRLQAGTFDGEQRQALLDLLESRRRNEFAYGHRVDALPLRELRGDLWSLLRQAAEAGVALLAGTDDSGARLPEPRVSDGVLEPVLHVAADGDDLLVTPTMVFGDAEVDLPWQAWTGYPAHGAVFERDGATHLVPLARPLDAAEHSLFAQGETLRVPARDVLLFAAGFAPSLGRRLPLRLAEGVTLPAAVPPTLVCRVEFGDGTATVRWAFRYTLGEESHDLGLTPALTDPPLRDQQAEAELAASVPDGPWRVEGPRGRPELRPAFLTGRPLFAFTASTLPALDALDGVEVELSRPAPTFRESEGAPVVSLTISEPEAGDWFNLDVEVTVDGEVVPFATLFAALSLGHDHLLLDSGTWFALDRPELDQLRRLIDEARLLVDHDEDTFRLRPEHAGLWAELVELGVVTEQSEAWQRSVDALLDLESLPEVPVPAGLRADLRPYQLTGFAWLSFLWRSRLGGILADEMGLGKTLQTLALAQSALEAGELDRPLLVVAPTSVVGTWAAEASRFTPDLRVVTIAETHKRRRSELADAVGGAHIVLTSYTLLRLEAEAYAGLEWSAVLLDEAQFVKNHASKAYQAVRRLRARVKVALTGTPLENNLMDLWSLLSITAPGLFPHPQAFTEAYRKPVEAGDADALARLHRRIRPLVLRRTKAAVAAELPDKQEQVVPVELSPGHRRLYDRHLARERQKVLGLVGDLGRHRITILRSLTLLRQLSLSPALVEDGYPAQSAKIDTLLELLDEVVAEGHRALVFSQFTGFLALVRQRLDAEGIAFEYLDGRTRDRAARIASFREGDAPVFLISLKAGGFGLTLTEADYVFILDPWWNPAAEAQAVDRTHRIGQDKPVNVYRLVAADTIEEKVVALADSKRRLFDDVVGAASDRVAPLSADDIRGLLEA; this is encoded by the coding sequence GGCCACGCTGGCCCGGGGCCAGGACTACGCCGACGAGGGTCGCGTGAAGGCGATCCGCACCGCGGGCGACCTCGTCATGGCCACCGTCCAGGGGACCGACAGCCAGCCCTACCAGTGCTCGGTCGTCGCCAAGGCCGGCCCCGCGTCGCTGGTCGCCACGTGCACCTGCCCCGTGCGGCGCGACTGCAAGCACTCGGCCGCCCTGCTGCTCACCGCCCGCCGCAACGCCGGACGCCGCGGACCGGCCCTGTGGCAGCAGGCGCTGGCGCCGCTGGTCCCCCGGCCGGCGGCAGGCCAGGGCAGCGTCCCGCTCGCCCTGCAACTCAACCGCGGACGCCGTGAGTACACCCTGCGTCCCCTCCGCCCCGGCGCCCGGGACGCCTGGGTCAAGGCGGGCGCCGACTGGGACGACGTCCGCCTGCAGGCCGGCACCTTCGACGGCGAGCAGCGCCAGGCCCTGCTCGACCTCCTCGAGTCGCGCCGCCGCAACGAGTTCGCCTACGGCCACCGCGTCGACGCCCTCCCCCTGCGCGAACTGCGCGGCGACCTCTGGTCGTTGCTGCGGCAGGCAGCAGAGGCCGGGGTCGCCCTGTTGGCCGGGACCGACGACTCGGGGGCGCGCCTCCCCGAGCCCCGCGTCTCCGACGGCGTGCTCGAGCCGGTGCTGCACGTGGCCGCCGACGGCGACGACCTGCTGGTCACGCCGACGATGGTCTTCGGCGATGCCGAGGTCGACCTGCCCTGGCAGGCCTGGACCGGTTACCCCGCCCACGGTGCGGTCTTCGAGCGCGACGGGGCCACCCACCTCGTCCCCCTGGCCCGCCCGCTCGACGCGGCCGAGCACTCCCTCTTCGCGCAGGGCGAGACCCTGCGGGTCCCCGCGCGCGACGTCCTGCTCTTCGCCGCGGGCTTCGCCCCCTCCTTGGGGCGCCGCCTCCCCCTGCGGCTGGCCGAGGGCGTGACCCTGCCCGCCGCCGTCCCGCCCACCCTGGTCTGCCGGGTCGAGTTCGGCGACGGGACGGCGACCGTCCGCTGGGCCTTCCGGTACACCCTCGGCGAGGAGTCGCACGACCTGGGCCTCACCCCGGCCCTCACCGACCCGCCGCTGCGCGACCAGCAGGCCGAGGCCGAGCTCGCGGCGTCCGTGCCCGACGGGCCGTGGCGGGTCGAGGGCCCGCGCGGCCGGCCCGAGCTGCGCCCGGCCTTCCTCACCGGACGCCCCCTCTTCGCCTTCACCGCGAGCACCCTCCCCGCCCTGGACGCCCTCGACGGCGTCGAGGTCGAGCTCAGTCGGCCCGCCCCGACGTTCCGGGAGTCCGAGGGGGCACCGGTCGTCTCCCTCACCATCAGCGAGCCCGAGGCGGGCGACTGGTTCAACCTCGACGTCGAGGTCACCGTGGACGGCGAGGTCGTCCCGTTCGCCACCCTGTTCGCGGCGCTCTCGCTGGGCCACGACCACCTGCTGCTCGACTCGGGCACGTGGTTCGCCCTCGACCGCCCCGAGCTCGACCAGCTGCGCAGGCTCATCGACGAGGCGCGGCTGCTCGTCGACCACGACGAAGACACGTTCCGGCTGCGCCCCGAGCACGCCGGCCTGTGGGCCGAGCTCGTCGAGCTGGGCGTGGTCACCGAGCAGTCCGAGGCGTGGCAGCGCTCGGTGGACGCCCTGCTCGACCTCGAGTCGCTGCCCGAGGTCCCCGTCCCCGCCGGCCTGCGCGCCGACCTGCGCCCCTACCAGTTGACGGGCTTCGCGTGGCTGTCGTTCCTGTGGCGCTCGCGGCTGGGCGGGATCCTCGCCGACGAGATGGGCCTGGGCAAGACCCTCCAGACCCTCGCGCTGGCGCAGTCGGCCCTCGAGGCGGGCGAGCTCGACCGTCCCCTCCTCGTCGTGGCACCCACGTCGGTGGTGGGCACCTGGGCCGCCGAGGCGTCCCGCTTCACCCCCGACCTGCGCGTGGTGACCATCGCCGAGACCCACAAGCGGCGCCGCAGCGAGCTCGCGGACGCCGTGGGGGGCGCCCACATCGTCCTCACCTCCTACACCCTGCTGAGGCTGGAGGCCGAGGCGTACGCGGGCCTCGAGTGGTCGGCCGTCCTGCTGGATGAGGCGCAGTTCGTGAAGAACCACGCGTCGAAGGCCTACCAGGCCGTGCGCAGGCTCCGCGCGCGGGTGAAGGTCGCCCTCACCGGCACCCCGCTGGAGAACAACCTGATGGACCTGTGGTCGCTGCTGTCGATCACCGCCCCGGGCCTGTTCCCGCACCCCCAGGCCTTCACCGAGGCGTACCGCAAGCCGGTCGAGGCCGGGGACGCCGACGCCCTGGCCCGCCTCCACCGGCGCATCCGGCCGCTGGTGCTGCGGCGCACGAAGGCGGCCGTGGCCGCCGAGCTGCCGGACAAGCAGGAACAGGTCGTGCCGGTCGAGCTGTCCCCCGGGCACCGCCGCCTCTACGACCGCCACCTCGCCCGCGAGCGGCAGAAGGTGCTCGGCCTGGTCGGCGACCTCGGACGCCACCGGATCACGATCCTGCGCTCGCTCACCCTGCTCCGCCAGCTCAGCCTCTCGCCCGCACTCGTCGAGGACGGGTACCCCGCCCAGTCGGCCAAGATCGACACGCTGCTGGAGCTGCTCGACGAGGTCGTGGCCGAGGGACACCGGGCCCTCGTGTTCAGCCAGTTCACCGGTTTCCTCGCGCTCGTGCGGCAACGCCTGGACGCCGAGGGCATCGCCTTCGAGTACCTCGACGGCCGCACCCGCGACCGTGCGGCGCGGATCGCGTCGTTCCGCGAGGGGGACGCCCCCGTCTTCCTCATCTCCCTGAAGGCGGGCGGGTTCGGGCTGACCCTGACCGAGGCCGACTACGTGTTCATCCTCGACCCGTGGTGGAACCCGGCAGCCGAGGCCCAGGCCGTCGACCGCACCCACCGCATCGGCCAGGACAAGCCGGTCAACGTCTACCGGCTGGTGGCGGCCGACACGATCGAGGAGAAGGTCGTCGCCCTCGCCGACTCCAAGCGCCGGCTGTTCGACGACGTGGTCGGAGCCGCCTCCGACCGCGTGGCGCCGCTGTCGGCCGACGACATCCGCGGCCTCCTGGAGGCCTGA
- a CDS encoding RNA polymerase sigma factor, whose amino-acid sequence MEGVSDTHAAHQPFVDAVDPTAELDALAERASGGDRSAWAQVWRELSGRIHAYLRVAGAGDPEGLTSDVFVALIGREAPISGGWAGLRSLAFSMAHARMVDDRRKAAVRKGGTTYTPESDPRSAPSAEAAALASTGEGEVTALLDLLPEDERAVLTLRYVADLDLAGTAEALGRSKTTVSRLQARALATLRGFLDHSPLGDDATEGVS is encoded by the coding sequence GTGGAGGGGGTCTCGGACACGCATGCGGCGCACCAGCCGTTCGTCGACGCCGTCGATCCCACCGCCGAACTCGACGCCCTGGCCGAACGGGCCTCGGGGGGCGACCGCTCCGCCTGGGCCCAGGTGTGGCGGGAACTCTCCGGTCGCATCCACGCGTACCTGCGGGTGGCCGGCGCGGGCGATCCCGAGGGGCTGACCAGTGACGTGTTCGTGGCACTGATCGGCCGGGAGGCCCCCATCAGCGGCGGGTGGGCGGGCCTGCGCTCGCTCGCGTTCAGCATGGCCCACGCCCGCATGGTCGACGACCGGCGGAAGGCGGCCGTCCGCAAGGGCGGCACCACCTACACGCCCGAGTCAGACCCGCGTTCTGCCCCCTCGGCGGAGGCGGCGGCGCTGGCGTCGACCGGCGAGGGTGAGGTCACCGCCCTGCTCGACCTCCTGCCGGAGGACGAGCGAGCGGTCCTGACGCTGCGCTACGTCGCAGACCTCGACCTGGCGGGTACCGCCGAGGCGCTGGGCCGCTCGAAGACCACCGTGTCACGCTTGCAGGCACGGGCCCTGGCCACCCTGCGTGGCTTCCTGGACCATTCCCCCCTCGGGGACGACGCGACGGAAGGAGTGTCATGA
- a CDS encoding RNA degradosome polyphosphate kinase: protein MAPVSMPVDEAALPEGRYHDRELSWLDFNNRVLDLARDTTRVPLLERARFLAIFSSNLDEYFMVRVAGLKRRIAAELALPGASGILPRELHEMILARVRELTDEQSRVFTDEVRPALAEEGVRIVGWDDLTDAEHEAMAKLFEERIYPILTPLAVDPAHPFPYISGLSVNIAVLVRNPANGHRQFARIKVPTNVPRFTQLADDRYLPIEEIIGHQLGTLFGGMELLGWTTFRVTRNQDLEVEEDDAENILVALEKELLRRKLGRPPVRLEVQRGIPAEILDVLVSELDVSASEVFHLPAPLDLTGLFQIAGTADRSDLEYPNFLPKTHPDLAEVETAQPADMFKALHDRDVLLQHPYDSFATSVQRFVEQAAADPAVLAIKQTLYRTSGDSPIVDALVEAAEAGKQVLVVVEIMARFDEQANIRWARKLERAGCHVVYGLLGLKTHAKLCLVVRDEPEGLKRYAHIGTGNYNPKTARIYEDMGLLTSNPIITEDVGRVFNALSGMTQDRAYRRLLVAPHGVRKGLLEQIAQEVEHARAGRPAGIRIKVNSIVDEAIVDALYRASQAGVPVDIWVRGICTVRPGVEGLSENIRVRSILGRFLEHSRLFWFAGGGTPHVGLGSADMMHRNLDRRVEVLVPLPHERHERRVRELFDLAFDPGTASWWLHDSTWTMRTTDEDGEALLDLQEHLISSLHARRAEAR from the coding sequence ATGGCCCCCGTGAGCATGCCCGTCGACGAAGCTGCCCTGCCGGAGGGCCGGTACCACGACCGGGAGTTGAGCTGGCTCGACTTCAACAACCGGGTGCTCGACCTGGCCCGGGACACCACGCGCGTCCCCCTGCTCGAACGGGCGCGGTTCCTGGCGATCTTCAGCTCGAACCTGGACGAGTACTTCATGGTGCGCGTCGCCGGCCTGAAGCGGCGCATCGCCGCCGAGCTGGCCCTCCCGGGCGCCTCCGGCATCCTGCCGCGGGAACTGCACGAGATGATCCTCGCCCGGGTCCGGGAGCTGACCGACGAGCAGTCCCGCGTCTTCACCGACGAGGTGCGCCCGGCGCTGGCCGAGGAGGGCGTCCGCATCGTGGGGTGGGACGACCTGACGGACGCCGAGCACGAGGCCATGGCCAAGCTGTTCGAGGAGCGGATCTACCCGATCCTGACCCCGCTCGCCGTCGACCCGGCGCACCCGTTCCCCTACATCTCCGGTCTCTCGGTCAACATCGCCGTCCTGGTGCGCAACCCCGCCAACGGCCACCGCCAGTTCGCCCGGATCAAGGTGCCGACGAACGTGCCCCGCTTCACGCAGTTGGCCGACGACCGGTACCTGCCGATCGAGGAGATCATCGGCCACCAGCTCGGCACCCTGTTCGGCGGCATGGAGCTGCTCGGCTGGACGACCTTCCGGGTCACCCGCAACCAGGACCTCGAGGTCGAGGAGGACGATGCCGAGAACATCCTGGTCGCCCTCGAGAAGGAGCTGCTGCGCCGCAAGCTCGGCCGCCCGCCGGTGCGACTGGAGGTCCAACGCGGCATCCCCGCCGAGATCCTCGACGTGCTCGTCAGCGAGCTCGACGTGTCGGCGTCCGAGGTCTTCCACCTGCCGGCACCGCTCGACCTCACCGGCCTGTTCCAGATCGCCGGCACCGCCGACCGCAGCGACCTGGAGTACCCGAACTTCCTGCCCAAGACGCACCCCGACCTCGCCGAGGTCGAGACGGCCCAGCCGGCCGACATGTTCAAGGCCCTGCACGACCGCGACGTGCTGCTGCAGCACCCCTACGACAGCTTCGCCACCTCGGTGCAGCGGTTCGTCGAGCAGGCGGCCGCCGATCCGGCCGTGCTCGCGATCAAGCAGACGCTCTACCGCACCTCGGGCGACTCCCCGATCGTGGACGCCCTCGTCGAAGCCGCCGAGGCCGGCAAGCAGGTGCTCGTGGTCGTCGAGATCATGGCCCGCTTCGACGAGCAGGCCAACATCCGCTGGGCGCGCAAGCTCGAGCGGGCCGGCTGCCACGTCGTCTACGGCCTGCTGGGGCTGAAGACCCACGCCAAGCTGTGCCTGGTCGTGCGCGACGAGCCCGAGGGCCTCAAGCGCTACGCCCACATCGGCACCGGCAACTACAACCCCAAGACCGCCCGCATCTACGAGGACATGGGCCTGCTCACCTCGAACCCGATCATCACCGAGGACGTCGGCAGGGTGTTCAACGCGCTGTCCGGCATGACCCAGGACCGGGCGTACCGCCGCCTCCTGGTCGCCCCCCACGGTGTCCGGAAGGGCCTGCTGGAGCAGATCGCCCAGGAGGTCGAGCACGCCCGCGCCGGCCGCCCGGCCGGGATCCGGATCAAGGTCAACTCGATCGTCGACGAGGCCATCGTGGACGCCCTCTACCGTGCGTCGCAGGCCGGCGTCCCGGTCGACATCTGGGTGCGCGGCATCTGCACGGTCCGCCCCGGTGTGGAGGGCCTGAGTGAGAACATCCGGGTCCGGTCGATCCTGGGCCGGTTCCTCGAGCACAGCCGGCTGTTCTGGTTCGCCGGCGGCGGGACGCCCCACGTCGGCCTCGGCAGCGCCGACATGATGCACCGCAACCTCGACCGCCGCGTCGAGGTCCTGGTCCCGCTGCCGCACGAGCGCCACGAACGCCGAGTGCGGGAGCTGTTCGACCTCGCCTTCGACCCGGGCACCGCCTCGTGGTGGCTGCACGACAGCACGTGGACCATGCGCACGACCGACGAGGACGGGGAAGCCTTGCTGGACCTCCAGGAGCACCTGATCAGCAGCCTCCACGCCCGCCGGGCGGAGGCCCGCTGA